Genomic segment of Lepidochelys kempii isolate rLepKem1 chromosome 23, rLepKem1.hap2, whole genome shotgun sequence:
CATCTAACActgttcattattattattattactactgtgTTTTAACTGTAGTCTCTTAAaagaaccaatacctcctcccaccccactgtggaGAGGGTAAACTGGGTGGAAAAGGCAACAGGAAAAGAGGTAGATTTTGCCTGCAGTGTGACTTTGTGGacaaagcactggactgggactcaggagaagtgggttctgttcccagctccgcCACTGGCCTGCagggagaccttgggcaagtcacttcccctctctgtgcagggaggaggtattggttcatattctctgtgtatatataaagtctgctgcagtttccacgatatgcatctgatgaagtgagctgtagctcacgaaagcttatgctctaataaattggttagtctctaaggtgccacaagtactccttttattttatcAGTGTATCTCAAAAGAGAGCAATATCATTATCCGCATTTTacgaatggggaaactgaggcacagggaggggaagtgacttgcccaaggtctccctGCAGGCCAGTGgcggagctgggaacagaacccacttctcctgagtcccagtccagtgctttgtCCACAAAGTCACACTGCAGGCAAAATCTACCTCTTTTCCTGTTGCCTTTTCCACCCAGTTTACCCTTTTATATGTTTCTTCCTGTTCTAATCCTAccctgtgagctctctggggcagagactgtctagtttagttatttgtacagcatctaacacaatggggcccttcTAACAGTATTAGGGCAGCATCCTTTTGAGTTATGTGAGAAGCTGTGTTCTGCCACATTCTTATATCGATAATAGGGACACAAGAGCCTGATGGGACATGACTCTGGGCAGAGAAGCAGCTCCAAGGTTAAAGCATGATGCATAGGGCTCACCTGAGAGGAGAATGAcagatttctgttctgttttcagCAGGCTGTTCTGGATAACACAGCTGATTTCTCCAGTTTCCTCTCCCAGGATGGTGACGTGACTCAGAACACTGAACAGAAGTTCATGATCCTGCTCTGTTTTGGTCACAGGCTGCAGATCCTGCCCATTCTTTGTAACCCAGTGGACTTCAGGGCTAGGGAACCACCCTGTTGACCTGCAGGCTAGTTCAATCTCCTGGTCCTGGGGACCCAGCACGTCGATGGACACGGAAGCAACAGCTAAAACAAGATGAGAAAGATTGGGAAGGGACTATCCTCAGGGAAACAGCATTGTCCCTTTGTTATGAATTTATTTTAGGACACTGTCCCAGTTTCTGTGTTTTTGTTACTGGAGTTCAAATAAATTCTTCACCTGCTCCTCCTGGGAATTCCAGATCATGACGAGTCTCCACAATAAATAGCAAGTTGTATGGCTGCCTGGCCTCCAAAATGTCACATGCCAATGCCAatactcaggccaggtctaccctCAAAAGTTAGGTCGACCCAGCTTCATTGCTTagggggggtgaaaaatccacacccttgagtggTGCAGTTAAGCTGATTTAACCCCAGTATAGACAGAACTAGGCTGATgcaagaattcttctgtcaacctagctatcgCCTCTCGGGGAGATGAAttcactacagtgatgggagaaccccttctgttgctgtagtgtgagtctacactgaagcacagaCAATCCCTTAGACAGGGATCTCAGAGGGCTGGGCTTGTTTCTCCGCTCCCTAGTCCCTGCACTTGGGGCAAGAATGGAAGAGAGAAAGGGCTTTAAACCACCTTCACTCTCTCTGTATTCTGGGGCCAGGTAAGGCCGGTCCAGCCCcctggtgtaagttagagcagctggTCCCCATGGGCCCTAGTAAGCAGAGGACATCCATGGTGCATTGAGCTCTTCCCAGGTGCCTAACACATCCCAATCTGCCCTTCTGTTGGAGGCTGGGTGCTGAGTGGGTGCAAAGCCATTAAGCCagccagagacctgccctggGCCTATTCTCAAGGGGCCATTTCTGCCCattttaagacccctttacaTTGATAGTGCAGCATAAGAAGTCCTTGGTGtgactgaaaatcaggtccaGTGTTTCATATTCCATGTGTTTAGGGTTCAGTTGCTCCATACAGGCACAGTTTAGAGTAAGGGGCTGGTGGGGAGTTGTCCTACGCCAGAGCTCCTAGGTGTACACAGCCTGCTACATGCAGCTTGCAGCCCCTTGCAGAGCGGAGCAGTTCCACGGGCTGGTTCATGTGAGCTGACTTCAAAACTCTCTGAAAGAAGCAAACCTAAATGAGGGAGAGTCCACACTGCAACTGGAGGAGTGATTGCAGCTCAGTTGGCATTCCAGTGCTAGCTTGGATCGAGCTAGCATGGGTAAAAAGAGCAATGAACACATGGTGGCATGGGATTTGGATGTATAAACCCACCCTGAACTCTGGGTACATATTCACATTCCTAACTCACACAGGAGTTCATGCAGCTGTGTCTTCAATGGTATTTTTAACCAAGCTAGCTAGATTCAAGCTTCCTACCTGAGCTCAATCAGTCTTCCGACTGCAGTGTAATCGTACCCTGAGGGTTTGTCCAGAACAAAACTGAGGGTGTCTGTAATAGACATGAATTCCAAGCAGTGGGACAGGAATCTATCTTCATAAATTTAAGAGTGGAAATACTCTGCAAATATGCAATTGAATGcttttgttattgtttattaAGGATCTAAGATCATTCTTATTGTTAAGAACCTGAGTTTCGCAGGTTATATTGACTCATAGCATTGACCAAGGAGGAGTTACAAAGAATTACTGACCAGCTagactgggaaaggagaaaattcAGACTGAACATCAACACAGGGAAGACAAAAAAATATGGCAATTGGAAGACAAGAGGAAGAGATAAAGATCAAAGGTGGAGACAAAGAACTAGAACAAGTGAGAAAAAGTGAGGATTAGTATCAAAGCATGGGAATTGTGAAgatgaagtaaaaagaaaaattggaCTAGCTGTTACTGCATTTGGAAAACTGCAACATCTGGAAGCCTCAATACATTTCAATAACAAAGAAACTCTCGTGCCGATACTGCGCTGCAGATTGGAACGCTGGAGTATGAGGAAAGCTAACAAACAGAAGACATTGCCTGCAGAAATGAACTGGCTGAGGGGTATACTGAGAGTTTCAAGACtgcagaaaattttaaaaaatgaaatgagaagAAAATGTCTGGGACAAGAAACAACCCTGTTACAGAAGATTGAAGAAGGATAACTGTGATGGTTTGGATATGTGTCAGGAATGGGCCTAAAAAGGATACCATATTGTCAATACATACCAGAGTGCAAGGAacttccatggcatgcatccgatgaagtgagctgtagctcacgaaagctcatgctcaaataaattggttagtctctaaggtgccacaagtattccttttctttttgcgaatacagactaac
This window contains:
- the LOC140902056 gene encoding butyrophilin subfamily 3 member A2-like isoform X2, whose product is MELRGQLSSCLFCAILLAAIPFSAVASVSIDVLGPQDQEIELACRSTGWFPSPEVHWVTKNGQDLQPVTKTEQDHELLFSVLSHVTILGEETGEISCVIQNSLLKTEQKSVILLSDWYITAFC
- the LOC140902056 gene encoding butyrophilin subfamily 3 member A2-like isoform X1, which gives rise to MELRGQLSSCLFCAILLAAIPFSAVASVSIDVLGPQDQEIELACRSTGWFPSPEVHWVTKNGQDLQPVTKTEQDHELLFSVLSHVTILGEETGEISCVIQNSLLKTEQKSVILLSGEKNLDFSTNSKEYSCE